The genome window ATAAGCatatttaacaacaaatcGAACACGTTCAGcagaaattgaaagaaaattaggaaaatggaaaattccTTAAGCACAGCCATACATTCAACATACATTTACagtatatacacataaataaatcaaagaaaacgaaataataaatcatagtaatattaacaacaaattgaaatggaaattgcATAAGAAAATTATTCTCTCTGCTGTGCAGatgcaaataaacataaacagttagaagatgaagaaaaagcaaaacaagacAATGGAAATCTTAAACaaatagcaaatattttgcatatattttgttgtatatataaaaaaaactttttagctctatctctctcactactactactacacGCTAACTCTCTCACACTCACTCTCACTGTTTCTTTCTCTATCGCACAGACATTTGCAAGTTGAAAACTGttgcacaaattgaaaatgcaaaggATATAATGAATATATACGTATTTAAAGTTATACCATGACATTCCAAGCCCTTCAACTACTCCATCCCTGTCCCTAGCCCCAACTTTCCgccttcctctctctctctcccaaaCAGTTAGTGTTAAttgaagataaaaaaataaagttaacagcgaattcagtttcagttttcgaTTGTTAGCCGACTTTGTATATAAGCAAGTTTATAAGTAGCAAGCCACAGCAACCGCAATTAATCTACACTAGACTACACAAAGagaatatgattttatttttaatgttcttTGCTGCACATAAACGTGCAGCGAAAACAAAAGAGAACAAATGGAGATAAAActagaatataaaaatgacaGAAATGTTTCAACATGTAGCGTAGTGTAGCCTGTCGTCTACCCTCTTAAAAATTAAGGCCAAATAGTTTTTaacatacacccacacacacacaaacacaccacgcatatataagaaatttcaatatagcgaataattaaataaagaattaccaaaagaaaaacaaaataaaaagcattaaacaaaatactGAGTTAGGCAGGTATTTACATACTTATAGCATTTAAATCGaacgacaaaaaaaagaaaataattaaaatacgataattattattattaaaattactgaATAaagaattgcaattaaaaaataaatgaaaaaacaaatgaaagaaAACTCCAAAAAAGTGTTTAGACGTTTTAGCTATGACAAGAAACTAGCGCACTTTTTTCTTACTTAACAGATTTAATCGATGAAAGtaataaaccaaataaaaacaaaaggagaaaaattatataacaaattattatgaaaataaaggaaattaaatGTAAGCGAGAAGCAAAGACGAAGATGAAATTTTAGAGTGCGCcgtttttaagtaatttaagcagtattttaataaatcaatttattgtttcccaaacttttttttaaatactctaTACCCTATATATCCTAAATACCTAACTGTCACTGTTATATGGTACTGTCGATAAAGCGACAATGGAATATTGTACGTAACGACGTTTATTTATGCTCCAATATCCtgttacaacaataacaaacaaaacaaatttcaatattattgtaATAACAATATAAGTCTGTACATTTGTTAACATTTCTCAGCTCGTAAGGTCTCTCGTAAGGGCAAACCCAGCGTACATCTATGTCGTCTATGTAGTTGTAGTTAAACcaaattacaattatacagtaatgattgattgatcgaTTGATTGTTTGAttgataaacataaacaattgTTGAAAGCAACtgctttaaaatcaaaacaaaacacgaaAGAAAAcggaatgaaaaaaaaaacatgaaaaacgaaagaaaacaaaaaataataattatataacagttgtgaacaaattatatttacatagcgtataaataaattgcataacaattgatttaaaatacacaaattgcgagatttctaaataattatttgaatttggcCGGTAGGTATCGATCATGTAATCGATGCAGCGCACGCAAAATGCTTCGGGCAGTGGAGTCCATTGGCAGCCCTGGTATCGGTTAATTGTGGCGGCGCAACGATTGCAACGGTAACCGATAGCAATAACATGCGGCTTGAGCACACTTctaatttaaaccaaatttagcaataaattaaaattttgcataaaCTTTCAAAACTCTAGCTTTGAAATTatagtaattaaaaatgttgatgctttttgaatatttattacaattacaattacctGCCCGTTTGTTGTTGCGGCATGACTATTGacacaagttggcagcactgtgcATTGCAAAACAGCTGTGCCGGCTCGGTctcagccagaaacagctgtTTTCCTCTAAAaatttggcagcactgctgcCAACTAAAAAAgggtaaatttcaattttagttgaaaaaattgcaaaatgtaatAACTTTACAATACATTGAagtaaaaatgaaatactGAATTAGATAAAAGTAAAGCTATACATTTAAGTGAAGCTTTGAAATCGTCACCACGAGAAGTTACAAATAAAgttatagaaaataataaaaagcaaccAAATATCTAAGAAAagctttataaaaattctagcttcaaaattaagataaattccaaaaaaagtTATTCTTAGAAATTCAACTAATCTTGGCCATTTGAATAACATGGTACGACTGGCCAGATCAAAAGTTTTTTGCTCAACAAAGCTGGCAACACTGTGCTGCAGAATCAACtccaattatatttttattgagcacgggacaataacaaaacgcattacgacaacaacaagtaacaaaaacaaaaggcagcgacaacaacaatgtataAGTTACTCCGTGGCGTTGCATGTTGTCAACATGCCGCCAACAGCGGAGTTAACATTAATGGCAACCTGTCAAGGACACAGCAAATTGGCCGCCGTCTGTTGAGCACGGCAACGGGACATGCGGATCCGGCGGATGAGAAGGTGCTGAGTAAACGCAAATTCCAGCCACAGGATGCCATTGAGCCAAATGAGAAGCCGGCTGTCCAGTTGCCCGGCCACTCACGGGTGGTCATCTGCGGAGGTGGCATCACTGGCGCCTCGGTGGCCTATCATATGGGGTTGCAGGGGTGGGGGAGCGAGACGTTGCTGATTGAACAGGACGCCGTTGGCGGAGATCTGCCGTGGAGCGCTTGCGGGCTGGCCGGACGCTTTGAGCCCAGTTATACGGAGCTGAAGCTGTCGGAGTATTCAATTGACCTGATTAAGCAGCTGACGCAACGAGGATTGCCCACAGGCTGGCGTCAGGTGGGAAGTCTGAATCTGGCGCGTAACTTTGATCGCATGACATCGTTCCATCGCATGAAATCCCAGGCGGTCGCCTGGGGCATGAACTGTGAGATTCTCACGCCGGAGCAGTGCCGGCAGCACTGTTCGCTCCTCTCGCTGGAGGGTATCGAGGGAGGACTGTGGATACCCGAGGATGGCGTCTGTGATCCGCACCTGGTGTGCAAGGCCTTCATCGAGGAGGCGCGTCGCCTGGGCGTCCGCATTGTGGAGCACTGTGCGGTCAATAAGATCCACAGTGCACACGGCAAGGTCGCTCGCGTGGAGACGACTGCCGGCGACGTGGACTGCGAGTACTTTGTCAATTGCACCGGATTCTGGGCCCGCGAGGTGGGCACTCTCTCCAAGCCGGTGGTGAAGGTGCCTCTCAAGGCCGTGGAGCATCACTATCTGCACACGAAGCCCATTGACCAACTGGATCCGAATACGCCTTTCGTGCGCGACTTTGACGGACGGATCTTCTTTCGGGAGTGCGAGGGTCACATTCTGGCCGGAGGCTACGAGCGGGAGGCGAAGATGGTCTACGAGGATGGCATCATACCGCTGTCGCAGGAGGCACGTCAGTATCCGCCGGACTGGGATCACTTCCACGAGCTGCTCGATGCGCTGCTGCACCGGGTTCCCTCGTTCCGTGAAGCTTCCCTGGATCGTCTGACCAACTCGCTGCAGGTCTTCTCCCCGGACTGCAAGTGGATATTGGGAGAGGCGCCGGAGATCCAAAACTACTATGTGGCCGCTGGCAATAAGACAATGGGCGTGTCCGCCTCGGGTGGCATTGGACGCGTCCTCACCGATCTGATTACCAAGGGCTCAACTTACTTGGATCTGCACATTTTGGACATTAGTCGATTCCTTGGCCTGCACAACAATCGCAAATTTCTGCGAGATCGCTGCAAGGAGGCGCCGGGCAAACACTTTGAGATTAACTATCCCTTTGAGGAGTTCCAAACGGGACGCAATCTGCGCATGTCGCCCATCTATCCCCAGCTGAAGGAGGCGGGCGCAGTTTTTGGCCAATCGATGGGATATGAGCGACCCAATTACTTTGATTTGCATGACAAACAAGGTGAGTGAAAGGTAATCCCTAACTGAAAGTAATCCCCCAGCAATCCAGAGTAGGGGAATCAGTTGTTGCAGCACAGATTGTTCTACAAATACTTCATAGTCTATCTATAATTTTTccacatatatatgtgcaaCTCCTTGAAGAAGACcccatttaatattttcttatatccCTGaaataatttggttaaaatctaAATCAGATTATTAAACCGACATAAATATCGGTTTCGCCTAGGGATTCGGCTATGTCTGTATTTAGGTTTTCCGTTATCGGTTACAAACAATTATTGTATATCGATTTTGTAACGATTACCggttttttgtatgttttggtTTCGAAATATCGGTATAATTTCggttcacaaaaaataattagtagTTGTAAAGCTCTCAAAAAATAACgttaatctataaaaaaaatttctttgatttcaaaaaatatcgAGTTAAAACTAGATTTTCGAGAAAGCGATTTTCAACTGCTTTAACTCgactatttttgttttttttttgacagtcAATCAAGTTAATTCAATGGATTTTGAAGACAAATCGACAActcaactttaatttgattctacaataaaattagaaaattccaatttttcaattactgtcaattttttcatattttcctcttgacatttttcaaaaacttccaaaTGTCACAACTTTAACAAATTTCTTCCggaatgataatttttttttttgattatgcatcaaagttggaaaattcaatttttttcaattactgtcaattttttcatattttcccttaacaatttttcaaaaacttccaactgtcacaACTTTCACAAATTTCTTCcggaatgccaatttttttttttgattatgcatctaaatttaataactaaatttttcccAACACTGTCCAACATTTTGCAGTGTACTGCAAGGATATCTAGAAGatctttcaattaatttattttagtgcacattataataatatatgattttttaaatatttgcgtttaataatgtatgtatttagaatttaaaaacaaaacataaaatgtcGCATAAGACTTTTTAAAGAACTGAAACTTCTCCTAATAGTTAGTAATGCAATCTTTGTCTCTTGGCAGATGAGTTTGGTTTGCCGCGTTTTCGCATTGCACAGACGCGGACATTTGGGAAACCGCCGTGGTTCGATCATGTGGCCAGGGAGTATCGCGCCTGTCGGGAGCGAATCGGGATTGCCGACTACAGTTCCTTTACCAAATATGATTTTTGGTCGAAGGGCAATGAGGTGATTGAGCTGCTGCAATATCTGTGCTCCAATGATGTGGATGTTGCCGTGGGTTCCATTATACACACGGGCATGCAGAATCCCAATGGTGGCTATGAGAACGATTGCTCTCTGGCTCGACTCTCCGAACGGCAGTAAGTTAACTTGATCCACTGAAGATTCTagaatttcttttataattataatcattcGTTTGCAGTTACATGATGATTGCTCCAACTATACAGCAGACGCGTTCCATGTCCTGGATACGCAAAAATACGCCCAATCATTTGCGTTCCAAGGTCAATGTGGCAGATGTGACATCGATGTATACGGCCATCTGTATAATGGGTCCCTATTCGCGTATCCTGCTCTCCGAGCTCACCGACAATGATCTCACGCCCAAGAGCTTCCCCTTCTTCACGTACAAGGTAAGCGACCAGTTGATGAGTCCTttgctgagctgagctgagctgcaGGTTCAGGACTTGAACATTACCCTAGAGAATTTCGATCTCTCAATTATATTTCTCTGCAGGAACTCGATGTCGGTCTGGCCGATGGCATACGTGTATTGAATATCACGCATACGGGAGAACTCGGCTATGTTTTGTATATACCCAACGAATTTGCGATGCATGTCTATTCCAGGCTGCATCAGGCGGGACAGAAGTACAACATACAGCATGCAGGTGCGTTTCTTCTCTCAATTCTCTCTCCAGTTCTCTCGATTCATCTGCATTTATTGTTGTACTCTGCTCAGGCTATTATGCAACGCGTGCACTGCGCATTGAGAAGTTCTATGCCTTTTGGGGACAGGATTTGGATACGTTTACCACACCGCTGGAATGTGGACGCAGTTGGCGTGTCAAGTTTAATGtgagtaaatatataaataaatatctatatacatacttcTATCAGGCAATCATTATCATAATCATTTCAAATGTACTACtatcaaaaacaattaattttattgacgaaccaaaaatttaatttgtgataTTTGTTGctgactattttattttttttcatttttcctcATCTTTCATCCTTGTCTTGATTCAAAAGcgataaaacaacattttcgtatgttttttttttatccgtAATCTTTAAAgtagattttgttgttgtctaacCTGGAATTTGCTTTTGAATACAAAAGCCtgtattttagtaaattttcttaaatttaagattccttttttgtttaaaaatttatgttaaaaaagcCATAAGTCAAAGTAGTCTTACTACCACTTAGGAGTAGGAattcaaaaatgaataaataatataataaaaaaataaataaaatgataaattaataaaataataaatatatacaaatagtgataaataatatattaaataaatactataattttataattaacgaCTGTAAACGAATACGCGTTCTTTTAAACATCCCGTTTTTCGAAAAATCATAGTATTCAAGGATTCAGGAATACAAATTACATATCATATGCTTTTAATattcaacaaaagaaaaagaaagacaaAAGCGATTCTCACATTTTAAAAACCTAATTCAACCGATTTCTGTTTAGTTATTAATCGTTGATTTCTATTGAATTTGATTGCAGAAACAAACAGACTTTATTGGACGCAGTGCGTTGCTGAAGCAGCGGGAGGAGGGAGTGAAGCGAATGTAtgtgcagctgctgttgaatGATCACGATCATGAGGTGGACATGTGGTGCTGGGGTGGTGAGCCAATCTATCGAGATGGCGTCTATGTGGgaatgacaacgacaacgggaTATGGTTATACGTTCGAGAAACAGGTCTGCTTGGGATTTGTGCGCAATTTTGATGAGCAGGGCCAAGAGTTGGCCGTGAGCAACGAGTACGTGCTGTCCGGGCACTATGAGGTGGAGGTGGCCGGAGTTAGATTCGAGGCGAAGGTTAATCTGCATTCGCCCAACCTGCCCACCAAGTTCCCGGATCGCGAACGCGAAGCCTACCATGCGACACGCGACAAACCCGACCAGGCAGATCTGCTCTCGTTTAGCACCACAAATGTGACAATGACGCGACATTGATCCATACAGCCAAGACAAAATGTTCGTATTGGttgtgcaaaaacaaaattcattaatttcatttgttttcatttcgttgTCGTTGAATATTTCTGTATGTCTTGAGTCTCAATTGCAATGCGATATTAGTTTAATgacattatatataaaatctatAAAGATCAGCGAATGAGCGAGTGAGATGGTCAGAtaaaaaacagagagagagagagagagagagagagctatagagtaagtgggagagagtttgatattattattgctcAACAACAATTCATTCGCACAGTCCACTCTGTGCCTtaattatcgataaatattgTTGTGGAACttgtttatatgtttataaatatttgtttatctttaccgtgtcaattaaatgaaaaaaacaaaaaaaaaaaatcatttaaattattaattaataataattaaattattggaCAAGCGCTGCCAagtataactttattttttgggaaaaatttacaaatttttgttagaaaatCAGAATGTTCCTTAAAATAATCGTTAAGGCACTTTGTTAAAATCAATACGTAAGCACACAtaggtgtgtgggtgtggatGATGTAATTATTGCTCAGAAGTACAGTGAAAGTGCAATTTAACAAAACtctttgaaattataaaaaaaaattgttaacttaATTTTCTTGCCAAAgtcaaaaagttttaaatagtGTACTTTTTgaggaaatattaaaaacacacacacactcatatatatactaacaattactcacacacacacacatacatacatacaaatttatacgCATTTTTGTGTATTATCGTTGATtatgcttatatatatattatatatttatatacaaataaagaaaggcttttttttttaaataattcatgaCTTTTTAAAATGTGCTGTTTTTTTGgactttgtttataaaaatgttgactgTGTACCATCTTCTTTGCTTGGCTGTGGCGGGTCGTTGTTATAGACAGGGTATAATTATACcctgttattaaaattttgcaatcAAGGATATGTTAGAAAGAGTCATCGACGCACCTAAAAAAATAGGCAGGAAGTCTTGAAAGTGTTTTAAAACTTTGACACAAAAATTAGcgtttctaaaattaagaatacaGGTCTGAATTAtttctgtttaaaaataaagaaaagcttGAGCGAACAAATTGAGAAAACACAAACATCCAAAAAAAGTGGTCTTACAATCAAAATGTTTTCtctactatatatgtatatgagaACTTgtggtttaaattaaattatgcagaataaattattgttatctAGAATTAATGTTTCcatcaaaacttaaaaatttcgtCTAAAAAGTGCgtcaagaaaaacaattttagctGTTGATCTATTGAAGATGGGTGAGTGTGTAGAGCAGTGTATTTGGTAATCGAGAACTCTCGCCTGGAGCGTTTtcagttgttgcaactgcgaCTGTGGCAAGTGTAATGCACCTAATGCGCGCCTCGTTGCCTCCCAAACTTTTCGTTGCGGCCAGAAACTGATCGTAGCTGAAACACAcaaaacttggccaacaaatgCCAGGCGTGGGAGGGGCGTTGAGGGGGAGGGGTAGAGTGTTGGGGTAAGGGAGGTGGACATGCTGCTGCAAACTGTTGTGGCATAATATGCATAAACTTTTGCGCCATGTGGGTGTGGCCAGATTTGCATGaacttttgttgtagttgccagcgtgtgtgtgtgtgtgtgtgtgtgtgtgtgtgagggtgtgtgtgcgtgtgttagTGTTTAGACAAGAAATTCAGGCGTGTGCTAATGCCCAAAACTCGTTGCCAAAGATTTTGTGCACATGTTTTGGGCCAAGAAGTTTTGCAGGGCTTTCGCTTAGCTTGGCTAGCTAAActaaccaacaacaacgacaacaacaacgacaacaacaagttaaCAGACCGTCTGGACAGAAACAGCTACTGGtcctcatcaacaacaaaaacaacaagaacaacaacatcatcaacaacaattgttgttgtttgttgtcttCGGTTGTCCTAGGGGCACTTTTGGCCACGCTCGGCTGGCTCTCGGCCTGGCTAACTGGCCTGACTTTTGCCTGTGTAGGATTACAAACTATCTTTTTGTTAGTAATTAGCTGCACACGATAAACGtgacattattattgttgcccAGTTGTTGTGCAAAAGTTTTCagagtctcagtctcagtctcagtttcGACTTGCAACTTCGACTTGGTTGCTGCAACCACAGCAGCTCCCGTTCCTGTGGCAGTTATAGGCCCCTCCCCACCCCGTACCTCCTCCCTCCCACCATCCCCCACCCCCTTTTCACCACCGCTGactgaatttgaattttgtctgCTTCTTTTTCTGGCCAGTTTTGGGGGCCGTTTTACAAATGAGACTTttgttaaatcaaaaattcaagTGGCAACGCCGCACTCGATGGCGCCacacagtcagtcagtcagtccgtcagctcgtctgtcagtctgtcagtttgtcagtttgtcagtcTTGCCACAgaaattatcaattttcaaCTGTGGCCAGGCCACATCACACACAATCCTTGGCCAATCTATAGCCGTATCCATCTCCATGGTCCATTGGAGTCTTCATCatgttttgtaatttatgcCCATTTATTGTGTGGTTTTTCTACCGCATTTCGTCTTGTGGTTGACCAGTTGAAACATGGCTCTGACTCTGgctctgtatttgtatctctctctctgtctctgactcCTCCTGAAACTGAACTTGTAGCTGGAGCaatcaacaaatttgcatatgacTGGACACAACAGAGAATGGACTTTCAAACTAAGGTCAATTTGTGGCCAGCTGCTGCctttcaaaaatgtatctcCAACAAAAGTTCTAGTTAGTTGTGGCAAATCTCAGCCATTGACCATC of Drosophila innubila isolate TH190305 chromosome X, UK_Dinn_1.0, whole genome shotgun sequence contains these proteins:
- the LOC117793492 gene encoding pyruvate dehydrogenase phosphatase regulatory subunit, mitochondrial; this translates as MYKLLRGVACCQHAANSGVNINGNLSRTQQIGRRLLSTATGHADPADEKVLSKRKFQPQDAIEPNEKPAVQLPGHSRVVICGGGITGASVAYHMGLQGWGSETLLIEQDAVGGDLPWSACGLAGRFEPSYTELKLSEYSIDLIKQLTQRGLPTGWRQVGSLNLARNFDRMTSFHRMKSQAVAWGMNCEILTPEQCRQHCSLLSLEGIEGGLWIPEDGVCDPHLVCKAFIEEARRLGVRIVEHCAVNKIHSAHGKVARVETTAGDVDCEYFVNCTGFWAREVGTLSKPVVKVPLKAVEHHYLHTKPIDQLDPNTPFVRDFDGRIFFRECEGHILAGGYEREAKMVYEDGIIPLSQEARQYPPDWDHFHELLDALLHRVPSFREASLDRLTNSLQVFSPDCKWILGEAPEIQNYYVAAGNKTMGVSASGGIGRVLTDLITKGSTYLDLHILDISRFLGLHNNRKFLRDRCKEAPGKHFEINYPFEEFQTGRNLRMSPIYPQLKEAGAVFGQSMGYERPNYFDLHDKQDEFGLPRFRIAQTRTFGKPPWFDHVAREYRACRERIGIADYSSFTKYDFWSKGNEVIELLQYLCSNDVDVAVGSIIHTGMQNPNGGYENDCSLARLSERHYMMIAPTIQQTRSMSWIRKNTPNHLRSKVNVADVTSMYTAICIMGPYSRILLSELTDNDLTPKSFPFFTYKELDVGLADGIRVLNITHTGELGYVLYIPNEFAMHVYSRLHQAGQKYNIQHAGYYATRALRIEKFYAFWGQDLDTFTTPLECGRSWRVKFNKQTDFIGRSALLKQREEGVKRMYVQLLLNDHDHEVDMWCWGGEPIYRDGVYVGMTTTTGYGYTFEKQVCLGFVRNFDEQGQELAVSNEYVLSGHYEVEVAGVRFEAKVNLHSPNLPTKFPDREREAYHATRDKPDQADLLSFSTTNVTMTRH